A genome region from Bombilactobacillus bombi includes the following:
- a CDS encoding DUF2922 domain-containing protein — protein sequence MRVLQLGFKTESGKKRSLSLKYVDQNLDAANVRKQMQAMAAAKLFMQDGEEVYFEPLSAKYVETNEVPLF from the coding sequence ATGCGTGTATTACAATTAGGATTTAAAACCGAATCAGGCAAAAAACGCTCTTTATCATTAAAATATGTCGATCAAAACTTAGATGCTGCTAATGTCCGCAAACAAATGCAAGCTATGGCAGCTGCTAAATTATTCATGCAAGATGGTGAAGAAGTATACTTTGAACCATTATCAGCTAAATACGTTGAAACTAATGAAGTTCCTTTGTTTTAA